From the genome of Athalia rosae chromosome 3, iyAthRosa1.1, whole genome shotgun sequence:
CCTTCGCGTGGCGAGCACTGTCGCAGATTAGGGCAATGGCGGATTCTAATTAAAGTCTATGGGCCCGGACGGCGGGTGACGGTGCGAAATTTCGTCGAGTCAACGAAATTCgctttttcgatttcacgcGAGAAcgatctcttcttcttcatccagAACTTACGGACGTTCCTTTTTGTGTGTTCTCGTTAATTTGtgctgttctttttttttttttttcttcattttcaaattaagtTTTATTGACTCTTTCGACGGGACGTGTGTCTGACTTATTGACATAATTCACATTCGATCAAGTTTTCTTAATTACGCAACATTCGATCCGTCCATCTGTATTTACCGTAGAAGCCAAGTATAAATCGATTTACGTCCGTCAAGTTTTCTCACTGTCCGACTCTCCTTTAGAACATGAAGTAATTCGAAAGGCTTTTATAGtttcgattcttttattttcccctactttttttcaacaaatctaCCTACACGTAAGTAAAACATCTTTTGAACGGCGATCGATATCATCGTCACTGTTCGGCGTGTGCCGAGTCCGATTCCGTGTTCAAGGGCAAGTTTTCTATGTAAATCCGAAGGCTGAGCTcttcgaaaaagagaaaaaaaaaaaaaaaaaaaaccgttttaAGCTCGTAGTACAGCAATCGCACGATAATAAGCATTGTCCGACGTAGAATTATTCGTTCGGAACGAAGTAACGTACAACGGgtttgttcgattttcaaaattcgccgATTAATTCTTcggatttttctcaaattcgagagaattttttttttttctacaaccgTAAATTCGTACCGCTGTCCAAAAAAACGCGTTCGCGTTTCACGATTCGTCGAACGGCATTGCTAtctttttaaaattgaaataacgatACATTCGAGCTGACGAAAAAGGTCAAGGTGAGAATCGCGGTTGCATAATGGTAATCGAAACGTCGATGGATTTTCGAGATGGAGGATCGTGACCCCCTGTACGGCCGGGAAgcgacgtttttttcttcttattttttttttttttttttcttctcttctctcttcttcttctcaatcCTTACGGAGTGTAACGACCGCTGGGATCCGCcgatcgaaattgaaattccgcACGGACGGCGATCTCCGCAACTCGAATTACACGTACCAATTAATTTCTCCAGTCGAACGAACTGTTTTACTCGCGCACCTGTCGAACCTACAAAATACCCGCCTGTAATGTATCGCAGATATCTTCGGATAATCGCTTTTGATCCCGCAACGGCGACACGTCGGCGACGATGGCCCACGAACGACCGACTCACTTCTTCCTCCGCGTACACCTGATCCTCGGAACCGTTTGTTACCTGAGCTACGCTCTCCGAGGACACGAGCATCCGTATCACCATCCGGAAGTGACGATTCCTCAGGGACGTTTACGCGGTGAAATTTGGAGCACGCATCGAGGTCGGAACATTTCCGCTTTCCTCGGTATCCCGTACGCCCGACCACCGATCCGAGATCTAAGGTATGAAATATTCCTTGTAAAAAAACCACCTGAAAACCCCCCTCTCGTGATCCGTCATTCgcacaaaaaataatcatcccTTCGCCTTCCTATTTTTATCGCCGAAAATGCGATcgcgatgtgaaaaaaaaaaacaaacaaacacttCACCTTGTCCAGATTCGCGAATCCGATACCTGCCGACGGTTGGAACGGAACACGGCTGGCCACCGAAGAAGGGAATCAGTGTCCCCAGCCAGCGAAAGCTCTGTCGCCCTATCAGGACTACGAACACCTGATCGGAGACGAGGACTGTTTGTATCTGAACGTGTACACCCCTAAGGTCGTTGAACGTCTCTCGATAATTTTCGCCACGGATACCTCCGACCTTTTCCGAAAGTTTTCGTCTCATTTTCCAGACCCCGGGGTGTTCGGGCGCCCTACCAAACTTGCTACCCGTGATGGTCTTCGTCCACGGGGGAGGATATTACGCCTGGAGCGGCAACTCCAACGAAACCGGCCCGGGTTTCCTCCTCGACAAAGACGTGGTCCTCGTAACGTTCAATTATCGTTTGGGTCTGTTGGGATTTTTGAGCACCGGGGACGCGGCCGCCTCCGGAAACTGGGGCCTCAAGGATCAGGTGATGGCCCTTAGGTGGGTGCGGGGGAACATCGAGAGTTTCGGGGGTGATCCGGGACGGGTGACTTTGTTCGGTGAGAGCGCGGGGGCCGCCTCCGTTCACCTGTTGACGATGTCCGACTCGACTATAGGTGAGATTGTCGACGCGCGAAACTAACGAAGGATCTcccaagaaaaagaaaaaaaaacacaacacTCGAATCCGACGTTTGTTCGAAACAGGACTATTTCACCGATACATCGTACAGAGCGGTTCGGCTTTCTCCAAATGGGCGTATCGGCCCCGCGTCACCTACAAGGAGCAGTCGTTCAGGGTCGGCGAGGTCTTCGACTGTCCCACCGAATCGTCCCGGCGTATGATCGACTGTCTCCGCAAAGTCGATTGGAGGGAGGTGACCGGTGCAAATTTGGGATATTCGGTATGGCGAATAGCCGCCTGGGGTCCGACGGACGAGCCGAAAATCGAAGGTGCTTTTCTCACCGACAGTCCCTCGAATTTGATCGCCGACAAGAAGACCAGAGATCTGCCTTGGCTCGTCGGTGTCTGCAGAGACGAAGGACTGATATCCCTATCACGTGAGTAGCCCAGACCCGTCGCGTCTCCGACGCTCGAATCGATCGACtgacgcattttttttctccgttcttcTCATTTCGAACCCGAGGATTTTACCAAAACCCGGCGTTGTTCGAACTGTTCGCCCTGAATTTGGACGACAATCTTGCGGAAGGTTTGTCGCTGGTTTATCAAGCGGACTCCGGCGTCAGTTGGGTAAAAGCTATAAAGTCACGTTACCTGAACgattcgatggaaaatttaacCCAGGTAATTGGCgcgacaaaaattttatccaaacCGTTCACCTCGTTGTAACCGAGCGTTTCTTTCACAGATACTACCCACGATGACCGATCTCTTCGGCGACGTGATGTTCAACCATCCGACCTACACCGCCGTCCAACGACAATATTCCGTCGCTCGGAATCCCGCCTATTTGTACTCGTTCGAGCACCGAGGTGTCTTGAGCTTCAGCTACGTCTTCGGCGGATCCTTGTTGGACTTCGGTGTTTCGCACAGCGACGACCTCCTCTATCTGTTTCCGGACATAGCCAGATTTTCCGGGCTGAACAAAACGTTCGGCGTAAACGATTACGAAATGATGAACGGGATGGTCGAACTGTGGACCTCCTTCGCAACCAACGGGTGAGATGGACGAAAATCTTCGATCCTCGTGTCGAGTGGGTCACCCGATTAGTTTTTCACGTGTAATCGTATTTTCAGGACGCCCACGGCCTCCGCGCTGAACGGTCAAGAATGGCCACCCTACTCGTCGGAAAGAAACTATCTCCAAATAGGCGACGACGCCGACGCGGGTCTCAAGGTTCGCCGTTCCCTTTTCCAAGATTCGGACATTTTTTTGGACTGGTCTCAGTAGCTCATGATCAATAAAGAACGTTCCTCCGACTCGTTTCCATCGTTACCGTCGTATCCCAGTTCCTTTTTCAGATCTCCGAATAAATTGCAAAATCACTTCGAGGGTGAAGTCCGTCTGTAACTTTGGTAGGGAAAATTTAGTTTGAAAATAAGTGGGGATTTTTGAACAGTCGATGAGAAAGTAAGGCCGAAAAATAAAGGCGTTTGACACAGaataagtgaaaataatttccctggtcaattttttttttttacaaaaattttcttaaaaCGTTACGATTCAGCGTAACTCGATCTTACAGACGAAGAATTAGTGATAAAAGATTTATTTATCGCGTTGCGCAAAAGTGAACTGCATCTTGATCTACTTTGTAAATAACGTCGTTATCGTTGCAAAGATAGTAACAAATCTTCCTGTAAAAAACCTCGTCCGCTGACCGGTGTGTGTGAAGATTATCGTCGCGGAAACAACGTAATAGCTTCAACCGCAGCCGGTCGTTTATAATCTAGCTACGCGTAAGCTTGTTCAGGGCGAACGGACGAGGTTCGAGTTGCAGATGGTCGATCCTGTGTCCCCGTTCAATTcatatcgaagatttttttatttctctgagGGCTAGCAACTCGTCGCCGTCGGGATTCGACGAGGGGCCAGCGAAGCTGTCGTTGGTGGAACCCGATTTCGAGGTGCTCTTGCTACCGGCGAAAACGCAGCCTTCGCGGGTCACTTGGACACCGGTAAACCAATTCTTCAACGACGTCCAGATTCTTCGTTTGCAGACGAATATTACGAATATGAGGAGACCCTGGAGGGCGTTTATCATGTCGGTGACGTACCAGATGTACTGGAGATTCTCGTATGCCGAGGAAATCACCTCCGTCGACCAGGTGATGCCCATCACCACGAATAGCTTCAGGTACAAACCGAACCTGTCGGGGAAGAGAGTAGCGAAAAATTTGTCGGTATTGAAAAATCGGGGCAGCGAGGTGGAAACCGAACGACGGGCTCGAAGTCGAGAGAGACTCACCAAATTCTCTTATCGTCGTGTCGTTGACTGTCCGCGCTGGCGAGGTGAAGTCTCGTTTGCCGGTTGTGTTggatcatttttatcgaagttgcgaaaaaaaagcaaacgttACAGGCGATCGTCACGCCCATCGGCCCGTAAAAATACAAACCTCCGGCGTATCTGGCTGCAACGttttcgagaaaaagagaaaaaaaaaaaaaatatgagccACGCACGATTTATGCGAGTCGCCGAAAATAATTCAGGGGAATACAGATTCGTATTACCAAACCAGCAAGCGTTCTCCAGAAATCCTGGTCGCACGATCCAGTCCGGCATATCCGGAGTAAATTCCATGCCGATGCAAACAGCGGTCAAAACGGTGGGACAACCCCAGGCGTAAACGGAGTACAGCAAGAAACGACGGTTTCTGAATCGGTTGTAGTTCGTTCCACGGATCACTTCGGACCCCCTGAGGAGCGACGAAAAGCGTTAGGTTTTCGGCACGAACAGCGATTTTCGCGGGATCCCGAAATATTTCTCACTCACCCGAATCTCCTCCACATGTCGAAGCACATGACGTTCAACCAGAAGGAACTGGCCAGGAATGAAAAGTAGATCGTGTATCCTGAAACCGAAAGGTGGCTAAAAAtttaggcaaaaaaaaaacaaaaaaaaacaaaaaaaatattttttcgatcagCGTACcgacgaacaaacaaaaagcaCCGGCGCTGTAGTCAATCGGTTTTATTCCATCGGTGACCACGGAAACGTACATGAGTACGAGGCAGTAGAGGTAGCACCTGAGCGTCGCCCCGTAAAGATTTTTCAGTTCGTTCAGAACGGAGTAGACCAGTATCGTGGCGATCAAAAACGGCACGGAAATCAGGGCGCCTACGTAATTCGCGGTTCTGTCCGGCGGCGATTCGAAATCCTGCTGCAACGCGCACACTTCCGGCGTGTAATTCGAACTGTCGTCGATCCGTCTGAAGCAGTAATTGCCAAAATCGATCAACTGCAGGTCCCTTGCGAGTTCGGGGAGAAGGAGCGAACCGTTCCCGAGTAGGTAATATCTGTCCGAAGCGTACGCTTCCGGCTCCAGAAAGTAGGCTTCCGCATCTTTGCACGGGTACCACCGAACGATTTGAAACCTCTCGTCCAGGGGTTCGCTGCCACCCTCCGGGTCGACCGTCGGGTCCGTCGAGTGGACTTCCGGTATCCCGTCGAGATTATCGGCGTCCTCGTTTTCCGGCGAACGTGTGTCGTTGGCCGCCGTCGCGTTTTTCGGCGGGCAGATCGCCAGGCAAGGTTTCACGTCGCAGGAGCACTTGGATTCGATCTCTCCGATATCCGCGGAATCCCCGAGGCAAATTTTCTCGCCGAGAATCCCCCCGGAAGCGTACAACGAGAGGAggatgacgaagaaaaacgaaactcTGACGACCGAGAAACAGCCGATGGAAATTACGACGGCCATTCCTCTCGACTGTCATCGATTCACTGACGAGTGGTACACTACGTAACGAAGAACTATCtttataaataaacttttgcGGTTCGCGTTCATGGTGGAAATCGTCGCGTTTGAACACGTCGCCTCGATTTCTCGCACGATCGTACGAGAGTACGAATGACCGGCGAGAATGATGTTGCACGGAATAATTAACGAGTAGGGTGTGTACGGTGTACGAGCGAATGAATTACACGCGCGCCAAGAACCGATGACGAACACTCGAAATGAGACTGCGATGAGACGAGCTCAGATTACGCGCGACCCTGAGGTCgctgatatgaaaaattctgcTCGTGATTCGTTCGGCCGTCTCGCAGAGGGAAGCGCTCTTTGAATTCTatcggttttgttttttttgtttttcatattcttatttttaaagCAGGaggtgatatttattttctcaccgaTTCTTTAAAAATTGCGTGTTTACCATGAgattgttgaaaaagaaaaaaattgataatgtGCTTACACCGAGGAAATTTTTACGCTCAATCCTTCTACATTTTGCGATTTCCAAACTGCCCAACGTACTCCGGGTCATCTCGATGCATGAAATGACCAGCGAGCAGTCCAAGACCTGAACTGATCGAAAAACGTGCGAGATGAATttgactgaagaaaaaaaaaaaaatggccgaTTCGAAGGACGCGAAAAGACCCATGCGTCGGATGATCGTATCAAAGCTGTTAGATCATCGAATATCAAAGCCACACTGTGGTTATTGCACGAGATATTATTCCATTCGACTGGGAatacatctttttcttttctcaggTTGTCCATAGACTCCGGCTGCTATTATTCACTCGTTCCTCTTTTGTTGGTCTTCAGAAGGGACAAACAAGTTATCTCAACAAACGGATTGCAGACGCTGATACGGACGAATCGTACCGCTTCAAAGGAGGTGCTTTTCACGTGACCGGCACATCTTTCTTTCGGCCTCTGATCGgctttgacattttttccattcatcttCTTCGTGGATCTCGTTTATCCGACGGAATTTCTTGGGAAATTCACGAGTACGTGGTCGTCGAACCATTTTAACAAATGTTTGCGATCCGGAGTGATTGTTTCGTCAAAACTGTAACGAGGTACTACTCGACTATCGACTCCGTAATaccgttgtttatttttactcaGGCAAACGAATACTCGGCTACCACCTGTATCTACCGTAAGCACCGGGTATAAATCGATCTCTTCCCATTTCCTGCCACCAATCGCTTCCCGAACTTCAATCGAAATGGGGGTAATCTCTGCCTCCACCCCCTACCTCGACAAGTGACGTAATCTCCCGTCCCCATAATTTTACCATGACTCTCCGTGCTCgtgtgtaaattttttggaacgttcatttttttaatttctcggGGACGATGGCTTACGATCCGCTCGGATACTTGGTCCTCTCGTGCGTACTGGTAGCCGTTTCGTCGACGAGTTTCGGGCAGCAAGAAGAATGCGATCATCCGGAAGTGACGATTCCCCAGGGGCATTTACGTGGCAAAACTAGCACGACGTTTCTGGGACGTAATATTTCAGCCTTCCTCGGAATCCCCTACGCGCGACCACCGATCGGAGAACTCAGGTACGTGCGCGCGAACGTCGCGAATCCGACGGAGCGAATCgagcgacaatttttttctgcttcagaTTCGCGAATCCCGTGCCGGCTGATCGTTGGGACGGTACGTTGGACGCCACCGAGGAAGCGAGCGAATGTCCTCAGCCAGGGGCGGGTCTGACGACGAGGGAAAATTTCTCCGTCACCGTTGGTAACGAGGACTGCTTGTATCTGAACGTGTACACGCCGCAGGTCGTTGATTTTCGTCGAAACGTCTCCtcgattcctgagatcgatcCTCGCTAAGTTTACGCTTCCCCAGATCCCGGCTTCCCGCGCGTCTTCGACTCCGCTTCCCGTGATGTTCTTCGTCCACGGGGGAGGATTTTACGTCTGGAGCAGCGCGACGAACGCCACCGGTCCGGATTACCTCCTCGACAAGGACGTGGTCCTCGTCACTCTCAACTATCGCTTGGGACTTCTGGGATTTTTGAGCACCGGGGATCCCGTCGCCTCCGGGAATTGGGGTCTTAAAGATCAAGAGTTGGCCTTGCGCTGGGTGCAGAGGAACATCGAGAGTTTCGGGGGTGATCCGAATCGGGTGACGATATTCGGCGAAAGCGCGGGCGGCGCTTCCGTTCATCTGTTGGCCCTCTCGAAGTCcacgaccggtaacaataccGTTATCGTTATTCCCATTCAGATTCGAAAGCAccgaaaaaaaacctcaaaaaTGTGAGCGTTGTCCCCGTCCCCAAATTCAGGTCTTTTCCATCGTTACATAACGCAAAGCGGGACCGCTTCGGCTCCGTGGGCTTACCGACCGCGAAACGCGTACAAGGAACAGGCTTTCGGACTCGGAAGGATTTTCAACTGTTCCACAGCCACCTCGGAATCTCTGATCTCTTGCCTGagggcgataaatttttcggacATCACGATCGCCGGGAATACCTTGCTGGGTTTTCCCCGTTGGCGAATCGTCAGATGGGGTCCGACCGACGAACCGGAAACGGAGGGCGCGTTTCTCACCGAGGATCCCGACGATCTGATAGCCGGTGGACGCGGACAGGATCTACCGTGGCTCGTCGGTGTTTGCGCGGACGAAGGACTCGTCGTTACTTCGCGTGAGTATCCCGCCGGCACTCCTCGACGTTcgtgaatcgattttttgcaaatttcagGCTTTTACTGGGACGACGAGTCGCTTCGATCGTTCCTACGAGATTTCGACACGAATATAGCCGAAATTTTACACGCCACTTATCAAAGGGACTCCGGGGCCGCGTTGGCCAAAGAAATAAGGTCGAAGTACTTCCGGAACGATCTGTCCGGCAATGAAACCGAGGTGGGcgaaaatcgaatcgattgaATTCGAACGCGCGAATAATgattctcgaaaaatttttaccgacaGTTATTGTCCCCCCTGACCGACGTCATCGGCGACGGAATGTTCGCTTATCCGACTTACCGAGACGTTCGACGGCGATTCGAATTCGCGAAGAGTCCGATTTACGCTTACTCCTTCGACTACCGAGGTGCCCTCAGCTACAGCTTCGTATTCGGCGGGGTCTTGTTGAATTTCGGTGTTTCGCACTGCGACGATCTGATGTATCTTTTTCCGAATCACGGAAGATTCGCCGGACTCGACGACACGATGAGTCGAAAAGATCACCGGTTCACGAGGACGATGGTCGACCTGTGGACGTCGTTTGCGACGCATGGGCAAgttgtcgaaattttttccatcttcgaACCGTCGCGTCGGAATTGCGATCGATCGCGTCCCTCGAACGgatgaacaaaattttctgtCGTTTCAGGACACCGTCGGCTCCTGCTTTGCACGGGCAAAAATGGCCCACCTGGTCGCAGAAAAGAAGCGGCTATCTCAAAATAGGCAATGACAGCGATACCGCACTGAAAGTTCGGCATCGCTTGTTCGAGGATCGACTACCTTTGTGGTCTGTTTTCAAATATCTTTAGAACC
Proteins encoded in this window:
- the LOC105686652 gene encoding uncharacterized protein LOC105686652, translated to MAHERPTHFFLRVHLILGTVCYLSYALRGHEHPYHHPEVTIPQGRLRGEIWSTHRGRNISAFLGIPYARPPIRDLRFANPIPADGWNGTRLATEEGNQCPQPAKALSPYQDYEHLIGDEDCLYLNVYTPKTPGCSGALPNLLPVMVFVHGGGYYAWSGNSNETGPGFLLDKDVVLVTFNYRLGLLGFLSTGDAAASGNWGLKDQVMALRWVRGNIESFGGDPGRVTLFGESAGAASVHLLTMSDSTIGLFHRYIVQSGSAFSKWAYRPRVTYKEQSFRVGEVFDCPTESSRRMIDCLRKVDWREVTGANLGYSVWRIAAWGPTDEPKIEGAFLTDSPSNLIADKKTRDLPWLVGVCRDEGLISLSRFYQNPALFELFALNLDDNLAEGLSLVYQADSGVSWVKAIKSRYLNDSMENLTQILPTMTDLFGDVMFNHPTYTAVQRQYSVARNPAYLYSFEHRGVLSFSYVFGGSLLDFGVSHSDDLLYLFPDIARFSGLNKTFGVNDYEMMNGMVELWTSFATNGTPTASALNGQEWPPYSSERNYLQIGDDADAGLKVRRSLFQDSDIFLDWSQYNSSPSGFDEGPAKLSLVEPDFEVLLLPAKTQPSRVTWTPVNQFFNDVQILRLQTNITNMRRPWRAFIMSVTYQMYWRFSYAEEITSVDQVMPITTNSFRGIQIRITKPASVLQKSWSHDPVRHIRSKFHADANSGQNGGTTPGVNGVQQETTVSESVVVRSTDHFGPPEERRKALGFRHEQRFSRDPEIFLTHPNLLHMSKHMTFNQKELARNENWNVHFFNFSGTMAYDPLGYLVLSCVLVAVSSTSFGQQEECDHPEVTIPQGHLRGKTSTTFLGRNISAFLGIPYARPPIGELRFANPVPADRWDGTLDATEEASECPQPGAGLTTRENFSVTVGNEDCLYLNVYTPQIPASRASSTPLPVMFFVHGGGFYVWSSATNATGPDYLLDKDVVLVTLNYRLGLLGFLSTGDPVASGNWGLKDQELALRWVQRNIESFGGDPNRVTIFGESAGGASVHLLALSKSTTGLFHRYITQSGTASAPWAYRPRNAYKEQAFGLGRIFNCSTATSESLISCLRAINFSDITIAGNTLLGFPRWRIVRWGPTDEPETEGAFLTEDPDDLIAGGRGQDLPWLVGVCADEGLVVTSRFYWDDESLRSFLRDFDTNIAEILHATYQRDSGAALAKEIRSKYFRNDLSGNETELLSPLTDVIGDGMFAYPTYRDVRRRFEFAKSPIYAYSFDYRGALSYSFVFGGVLLNFGVSHCDDLMYLFPNHGRFAGLDDTMSRKDHRFTRTMVDLWTSFATHGTPSAPALHGQKWPTWSQKRSGYLKIGNDSDTALKVRHRLFEDRLPLWSVFKYL
- the LOC105686177 gene encoding G-protein coupled receptor Mth2-like, whose protein sequence is MAVVISIGCFSVVRVSFFFVILLSLYASGGILGEKICLGDSADIGEIESKCSCDVKPCLAICPPKNATAANDTRSPENEDADNLDGIPEVHSTDPTVDPEGGSEPLDERFQIVRWYPCKDAEAYFLEPEAYASDRYYLLGNGSLLLPELARDLQLIDFGNYCFRRIDDSSNYTPEVCALQQDFESPPDRTANYVGALISVPFLIATILVYSVLNELKNLYGATLRCYLYCLVLMYVSVVTDGIKPIDYSAGAFCLFVGYTIYFSFLASSFWLNVMCFDMWRRFGGSEVIRGTNYNRFRNRRFLLYSVYAWGCPTVLTAVCIGMEFTPDMPDWIVRPGFLENACWFARYAGGLYFYGPMGVTIACNVCFFFATSIKMIQHNRQTRLHLASADSQRHDDKRIWFGLYLKLFVVMGITWSTEVISSAYENLQYIWYVTDMINALQGLLIFVIFVCKRRIWTSLKNWFTGVQVTREGCVFAGSKSTSKSGSTNDSFAGPSSNPDGDELLALREIKKSSI